The following proteins are co-located in the Polystyrenella longa genome:
- a CDS encoding aromatic ring-hydroxylating oxygenase subunit alpha has protein sequence MFIHKNQLEYQLSSKHYQDADFYQTELDRLFLPAWHLVCMKQDVANHGDFYTTEMFDRPIIIRNDNGELCAFLNVCSHRHCKLTNKDCGNMPQLKCQYHGWEYKPNGYTAKIPDARCFRPFDRENARLEKYRVETCGESLFICFDYTAPSLREFLGDFYDTWNQLFDIPRRHNWHWKQDFDCNWKIPLENTVETYHVPCVHGKSLGIEYPSEEAQEHIMTPEFTELIYDVWDEPKLGRLQQRAVKRLGGPDTGQYIHRHIHPHLVFTINDLVLHAQIYLPTSPTTGRTEIWNWTLEGSRKSVIGSILRPALAWYFRHANQRIQLQDKKVFGPCQEGVSSTAYRGCLGNREERIYLFQRYVGEKCGVPTSKSMSLQEECDQFKQQAHAPQVEEKVTEESAT, from the coding sequence ATGTTCATTCACAAAAATCAATTAGAATATCAACTTAGTTCGAAACATTATCAGGACGCAGACTTTTATCAGACAGAGCTGGACCGGCTGTTTTTACCGGCATGGCATCTGGTCTGTATGAAACAGGACGTCGCCAATCATGGTGACTTCTATACGACTGAAATGTTCGATCGTCCTATCATCATTCGGAATGACAACGGCGAGTTATGCGCCTTTCTGAATGTCTGCTCTCACCGACATTGTAAGCTGACGAATAAAGACTGCGGGAACATGCCGCAGTTGAAATGTCAGTATCATGGTTGGGAGTACAAACCCAACGGTTACACGGCTAAGATACCGGACGCGCGCTGCTTCCGTCCTTTTGATCGCGAAAATGCGCGTTTGGAAAAATATCGAGTCGAAACTTGCGGCGAAAGTCTTTTCATTTGTTTTGACTATACGGCACCTTCTCTGCGGGAGTTTCTGGGGGACTTTTACGATACTTGGAATCAGTTGTTTGATATTCCCCGTCGCCACAATTGGCATTGGAAACAGGACTTCGACTGCAACTGGAAAATCCCGTTGGAAAACACGGTTGAGACGTATCACGTTCCGTGCGTCCATGGGAAATCGCTCGGTATCGAATATCCGAGTGAAGAAGCTCAGGAGCACATCATGACTCCGGAGTTCACGGAGCTGATTTATGATGTCTGGGACGAACCGAAGCTGGGGAGATTGCAGCAGCGGGCTGTGAAACGCTTAGGAGGACCGGACACGGGGCAATACATCCATCGTCATATCCACCCCCATCTGGTGTTCACGATTAACGATCTTGTGCTGCACGCTCAAATCTATCTTCCGACGTCTCCCACGACAGGACGGACGGAAATCTGGAACTGGACCCTTGAAGGGAGTCGGAAAAGTGTGATAGGGTCGATTCTACGCCCGGCACTGGCCTGGTATTTCCGCCACGCTAATCAACGTATTCAGCTGCAGGATAAAAAAGTCTTCGGTCCCTGTCAGGAGGGTGTTTCCTCTACAGCCTATCGAGGTTGTCTGGGGAATCGGGAAGAACGCATTTATCTGTTTCAGCGATACGTGGGCGAGAAGTGTGGTGTGCCGACCTCCAAATCGATGTCGTTGCAGGAAGAATGTGATCAATTCAAACAACAGGCCCACGCGCCGCAGGTTGAGGAAAAGGTTACAGAAGAAAGCGCGACATAG
- a CDS encoding exo-alpha-sialidase, translating into MNAILLRSCFVLFVLSLYGSFLHAEDNQVQPDPVEAPESTLMLDLPETGMDPTAIDFQALPKIKGKHGVVSLGDEEWNFRLHNYLAFHDGKYFCFWSHGPVVEDKARQHLQYSTSLDGLNWEEPRVLLGPPKEGYGYIARGLWVRDNQLIALASLYEAPSFNGGDLELVASIWDIDKQSWSEPQLIFDDALNNFPPKKLATGEWMMSKRSAKRDVSILIGGVKAIDDWKEFPLSTYKADGGGKPEEPFWWKLPDDNLVGLFRDNSRSGRLLRAFSTDNGRSWTKMTKTNFPDATSKFHVTHTSNGYWVMFSNPNPKQRNPLCMSVSRDGLVFDRMVRLPVPEELENAKWADSSRFGSTRYESWQYPHSIEQNGSVLVAFSRRKQTVEVIQIDLDDIAGLYLD; encoded by the coding sequence GTGAATGCGATTCTACTGCGCTCCTGCTTCGTTCTGTTCGTGCTCTCACTCTACGGGAGTTTTCTTCACGCCGAAGATAATCAGGTTCAACCCGACCCCGTCGAGGCTCCCGAATCGACTTTGATGTTGGACTTGCCCGAAACAGGGATGGATCCCACTGCGATCGATTTTCAAGCTCTCCCGAAAATCAAAGGGAAACATGGCGTTGTTTCCCTGGGCGATGAAGAGTGGAATTTCCGTCTGCATAACTACCTCGCGTTCCATGATGGGAAGTATTTCTGTTTCTGGAGTCACGGACCTGTTGTGGAAGACAAAGCACGGCAGCATTTGCAATATTCCACCAGTCTTGACGGATTAAACTGGGAAGAACCTCGCGTTCTGCTGGGCCCACCCAAAGAAGGCTACGGTTACATCGCCCGGGGTCTGTGGGTCCGTGATAATCAATTGATTGCCCTCGCCAGTCTGTACGAGGCGCCCAGTTTTAACGGTGGTGATCTGGAACTGGTTGCGTCGATCTGGGACATTGATAAACAGTCTTGGAGCGAACCTCAGCTGATTTTTGATGACGCGTTGAATAACTTTCCTCCTAAAAAACTGGCTACGGGCGAATGGATGATGTCCAAACGGTCGGCCAAACGGGATGTTTCCATTCTCATCGGTGGCGTTAAGGCGATTGACGACTGGAAAGAGTTTCCGCTCTCGACTTACAAGGCCGATGGAGGAGGCAAACCGGAAGAACCATTCTGGTGGAAATTGCCTGATGACAACCTGGTCGGCCTGTTTCGGGATAACAGTCGTTCCGGTCGTTTGCTCCGCGCATTTTCGACCGACAATGGACGAAGTTGGACCAAGATGACTAAGACCAATTTCCCAGACGCGACCAGCAAGTTTCATGTGACTCATACGTCGAACGGATATTGGGTGATGTTTTCCAATCCTAATCCGAAGCAACGTAACCCGTTGTGTATGTCTGTTTCTCGTGACGGGCTAGTCTTCGATCGCATGGTCCGGTTACCCGTTCCCGAAGAACTGGAAAACGCCAAATGGGCCGACAGTTCGCGATTCGGATCGACCCGTTATGAGTCGTGGCAGTACCCGCATTCAATTGAACAGAATGGGTCCGTGCTCGTCGCCTTTTCGCGTCGTAAGCAGACAGTCGAAGTCATTCAAATTGATCTGGACGATATCGCCGGGCTGTATCTGGATTAA
- a CDS encoding sulfatase family protein yields the protein MTHRLLWLLLIVVACAFSGTAYADSKRGSNSNEELKNVIIFVVDDMGFQAGCYGNEVIKTPNIDRLAEAGTKFTQAYCTTASCSASRSVLMTGLHNHATGHYGHAHGYNHFSTYESVRSLPNLLNDAGYRTCSIGKYHLAPEYIYHFQEYRNQNIQGSRNSVQMAKNAREWITEEDDRPFFLYFCTSDPHRGGGSDGFSNFNNKTDYYPGVTPVIYSPEEVIVPDWLPDTPECRAELAEFYQAISRLDQGLGLLLDTLKETGHWDDTLILFLSDNGPPFPGAKTNLYQPGANLPLIVRNPESKETGQVCNARLSWTDVVPTVLDYCEVQPDPGVMIRTTENRGEVAKGGKKVPYFNHGRSFLDVIDQKNPEGWDEIYLSHTFHEITMYYPMRTILSGKYKLTFNIAHDLPYPFASDLQESPTWKSVINSERETYGKRTVYNYIHRPEFEMYDLEQDPDELYNLAYDKEHQRAYEELSGKLKAWQKETLDPWALKWNYE from the coding sequence ATGACTCATCGTCTGCTCTGGTTGCTGTTAATCGTCGTCGCCTGTGCTTTCAGTGGGACGGCTTATGCTGACTCGAAAAGAGGATCAAATTCTAATGAGGAACTGAAGAATGTGATTATCTTTGTCGTGGATGACATGGGTTTCCAAGCAGGATGTTATGGCAACGAAGTCATCAAAACTCCTAATATTGATCGCTTGGCGGAGGCGGGGACGAAGTTCACCCAAGCGTACTGCACGACTGCCAGTTGCAGTGCAAGCCGTTCTGTTCTGATGACCGGTTTACACAACCATGCAACAGGGCATTACGGTCATGCCCACGGTTATAATCACTTCAGTACTTATGAATCGGTTCGATCTCTGCCAAACCTGCTGAACGACGCGGGCTACCGCACGTGCTCGATTGGCAAGTATCATTTGGCACCGGAGTACATCTACCACTTTCAGGAGTATCGGAATCAGAATATTCAGGGGAGTCGGAACAGTGTGCAGATGGCGAAGAATGCTCGCGAGTGGATCACGGAAGAAGATGACCGTCCCTTCTTTCTTTACTTCTGTACCTCCGATCCACATCGTGGTGGTGGGTCGGATGGCTTCTCCAACTTCAACAACAAAACAGACTATTATCCTGGCGTAACCCCCGTGATTTACTCCCCGGAAGAAGTCATCGTGCCTGACTGGTTGCCGGACACTCCTGAGTGTCGGGCCGAATTGGCCGAGTTTTATCAGGCGATCTCCCGACTTGATCAAGGACTCGGCTTGCTACTGGATACCTTGAAAGAGACGGGGCACTGGGACGACACGTTGATTCTGTTTCTGAGTGACAACGGCCCTCCCTTTCCGGGAGCGAAAACTAATCTGTATCAACCCGGCGCCAACTTGCCACTCATCGTGCGGAATCCGGAGTCGAAAGAGACTGGACAAGTTTGCAATGCACGGCTCTCATGGACTGATGTTGTCCCCACTGTTCTCGATTATTGCGAAGTTCAACCAGACCCGGGAGTGATGATCCGCACGACGGAAAACAGAGGTGAAGTCGCTAAGGGCGGGAAAAAAGTCCCCTACTTTAATCATGGGCGATCCTTCCTGGACGTCATCGACCAGAAAAATCCGGAGGGCTGGGACGAGATCTACCTCTCGCATACCTTCCACGAGATCACCATGTACTATCCGATGCGGACGATCCTCTCAGGAAAGTACAAGCTGACTTTCAACATCGCACATGATCTGCCTTATCCGTTTGCGTCCGACCTGCAGGAAAGCCCAACCTGGAAGAGCGTAATCAATTCTGAGAGAGAGACTTACGGAAAGCGGACGGTCTACAACTACATCCACCGGCCCGAGTTCGAGATGTACGACCTCGAACAGGACCCGGATGAACTATATAACCTGGCTTACGACAAAGAGCATCAACGTGCCTACGAAGAACTCTCCGGCAAACTGAAAGCTTGGCAAAAAGAGACCCTTGACCCGTGGGCACTCAAGTGGAATTACGAATAA
- a CDS encoding aldo/keto reductase: MIESYRQLGQTGLKVSPLCLGTMMFGGPTNETDSISMIHESIDLGINFIDTANIYNAGESEVVVGKALTEKRDNVVLATKAGQKMGEGVLDQGSSRKHLTKALDDSLRRLQTDYIDLYYIHVPDYDTPLEETLRTLDDMIRSGKVRYIACSNFRTWKLAEATLISNLYNLNLFCCAQPLYNIVNRDVEVDLLPYCDANGMGVVTYSPLARGILTGKYQPGAEVPAGSRASRKDARMQQAEWREESLVVASELKNYCDKKQISCSQFALAWVMANPVISSVIIGPRTREQFADNLEILKIDISAEDEAFVDSLVPTGEHSGKGFQDSAYPITGRPV; this comes from the coding sequence ATGATCGAATCATATCGGCAACTGGGACAGACAGGACTAAAAGTTTCGCCACTATGCCTGGGAACCATGATGTTTGGCGGCCCGACGAACGAAACAGACTCGATCAGCATGATTCATGAATCAATCGATCTCGGAATCAATTTTATCGACACGGCCAATATCTACAATGCGGGGGAGTCCGAAGTCGTCGTAGGAAAAGCACTCACCGAAAAAAGAGACAACGTGGTACTCGCCACCAAAGCGGGGCAGAAAATGGGAGAAGGCGTTCTGGATCAGGGTTCCAGTCGCAAGCACCTGACCAAGGCCCTGGATGACAGCCTCCGCCGTCTCCAAACAGATTATATCGACCTGTATTACATCCACGTTCCCGATTACGACACTCCCCTGGAAGAGACGTTGCGAACGCTGGATGACATGATTCGCTCCGGTAAAGTTCGGTACATCGCCTGTTCCAATTTCCGAACCTGGAAACTGGCCGAAGCGACTTTGATCTCAAATCTCTATAACCTCAACTTATTTTGTTGCGCCCAACCTCTGTACAACATCGTAAACCGGGATGTCGAGGTTGACCTGCTCCCATACTGCGACGCGAATGGCATGGGAGTCGTGACCTACAGCCCCCTCGCTCGTGGGATTCTGACGGGGAAATATCAACCGGGAGCAGAAGTCCCCGCAGGTAGTCGCGCGTCTCGCAAAGACGCACGAATGCAGCAGGCGGAGTGGCGTGAAGAAAGTTTGGTCGTTGCCTCCGAACTCAAGAATTACTGCGATAAAAAACAAATCTCTTGTTCGCAGTTCGCTCTGGCCTGGGTGATGGCGAATCCAGTCATTTCCTCCGTGATTATCGGCCCCCGCACCCGGGAACAATTCGCAGATAATCTGGAAATTCTGAAGATCGATATCTCCGCCGAAGACGAAGCCTTCGTTGATTCGCTCGTTCCGACAGGGGAGCACAGCGGCAAAGGATTCCAGGATTCAGCCTACCCCATTACGGGCCGGCCAGTCTAA
- a CDS encoding c-type cytochrome domain-containing protein: MRSAMFCSRIVLALSVFCSSVLVYGEDQPAPVNPEELKKVIESATAKEAELQKTIDSNEAKVQGLSEQLKAIQEQLKGLQQQVTEAEANLKSQEQNLAQVKSQKEEALSKISEEAEARKTAAEANLQSKRDSIKDLNTQLRTVQTALLQSKNDLEASQTALKTEQEAVVKQKAEQEKLAQMAVAAQKALQEADVAAKAAAEKAMQAAEAAKAAQAQVDAAQKQLMEAETKVAAREVTIAETQKAIEAAPAQQEKIEAQLNEMKGIANQVETELAAVTAEYVDKRKQLESVLTESGKFVSFSESIAPIFAKRCLACHDTKTAKGRYNMETFAAILKGGESGAAIEHGDADSSNLYVMVESGSMPEDDDPLSAEQLAVIKKWIDLGAPLDAGVNDRAQLITIMPKQPHPAPPEAYRAPLPVTALTFNPDGTQLASSGYHELLLWNSADGSLLNRLTNVAERVYDLEYSPDGTLLAVAAGTPGQMGEVKIFDVATGELKADLVTSIDSIFSVKFSPSGDRIACGGADRAIRIFNVADGKLLATIEDHADWVMDVAWSPDGTKLASASRDKTSKVFEAATGNSLVTFNGHGQPLFAVGFNADGTQIISGGGDKQVRVWNVADGKEVRKIGGFGNDVFQLEIHPDGQFYSASADKVARLHNFNDGKELKTFTGHSDWVYCVTSNAGTKRVATGSYDGEIRIWNLEDGALVSQFVAAPGLTAEAIKTASP, from the coding sequence ATGCGTAGCGCGATGTTCTGTTCTCGGATCGTACTGGCACTCTCTGTTTTCTGCTCCAGCGTTCTGGTCTATGGCGAAGACCAGCCTGCTCCGGTTAATCCGGAAGAGTTGAAAAAAGTGATCGAGTCCGCGACGGCGAAAGAAGCGGAACTGCAGAAAACGATTGACTCTAACGAGGCGAAAGTTCAGGGACTGTCGGAGCAGCTGAAAGCTATTCAGGAACAACTCAAAGGATTGCAGCAACAAGTCACTGAAGCAGAGGCAAACCTGAAATCTCAGGAGCAAAACCTGGCTCAGGTGAAATCGCAGAAGGAAGAGGCTCTCTCCAAAATCTCAGAGGAAGCCGAAGCACGCAAAACAGCGGCAGAAGCAAATCTCCAATCCAAACGAGACAGTATTAAGGATTTGAACACCCAGCTTCGCACGGTTCAAACAGCCCTGTTGCAATCCAAGAATGATCTCGAGGCATCGCAGACAGCTCTAAAAACAGAGCAGGAAGCAGTCGTTAAGCAAAAGGCCGAACAAGAGAAACTGGCGCAAATGGCGGTAGCTGCTCAGAAAGCTTTGCAGGAGGCCGATGTTGCTGCCAAAGCGGCTGCAGAAAAAGCAATGCAAGCGGCGGAAGCAGCGAAAGCTGCCCAGGCTCAAGTCGATGCTGCTCAAAAACAGTTAATGGAAGCGGAAACAAAAGTTGCCGCTCGCGAAGTCACCATCGCCGAAACACAAAAAGCAATCGAAGCCGCTCCTGCCCAGCAGGAGAAAATTGAAGCTCAGCTCAACGAAATGAAAGGGATCGCCAATCAGGTCGAAACTGAGCTCGCGGCTGTTACTGCCGAATACGTTGATAAACGAAAACAACTTGAATCGGTGCTGACTGAATCCGGCAAGTTCGTTTCTTTCTCAGAATCGATCGCTCCCATCTTTGCGAAACGATGCCTGGCCTGTCACGACACCAAGACAGCCAAGGGCCGTTACAACATGGAAACATTCGCTGCAATCCTTAAAGGGGGCGAATCGGGAGCAGCCATCGAGCATGGTGACGCCGATTCCTCTAACCTGTATGTGATGGTCGAAAGTGGTTCCATGCCTGAAGACGATGATCCGCTCTCTGCTGAACAGTTGGCGGTCATCAAAAAGTGGATCGATCTCGGTGCTCCCCTTGATGCCGGGGTTAATGATCGGGCACAGCTGATTACGATTATGCCGAAACAACCACACCCTGCTCCTCCAGAGGCGTACCGGGCTCCGCTTCCTGTAACGGCATTAACATTTAATCCCGACGGAACACAATTGGCCAGCTCTGGATATCACGAGCTTCTTCTCTGGAACTCCGCCGACGGAAGTTTGCTCAACCGCCTCACCAATGTGGCGGAACGGGTATACGATCTGGAATACAGCCCCGATGGAACATTACTCGCCGTCGCAGCGGGCACGCCTGGGCAAATGGGCGAAGTGAAAATCTTTGACGTTGCCACCGGTGAGCTGAAAGCCGATCTAGTGACATCGATCGATTCCATCTTCTCAGTGAAATTCAGTCCCTCAGGAGATCGCATTGCTTGTGGTGGTGCCGATCGAGCAATTCGTATTTTCAATGTGGCTGATGGCAAACTGTTGGCGACGATTGAAGATCACGCCGATTGGGTGATGGATGTCGCCTGGTCGCCGGATGGAACGAAACTGGCCTCGGCCAGTCGTGATAAAACGAGCAAAGTATTTGAAGCCGCAACTGGGAACTCGCTGGTGACTTTTAATGGTCACGGCCAACCCCTGTTTGCAGTCGGTTTCAATGCCGACGGAACTCAGATCATCAGTGGTGGTGGAGACAAACAGGTTCGCGTCTGGAACGTTGCTGATGGAAAAGAAGTACGCAAGATAGGTGGATTTGGAAACGATGTCTTCCAGCTTGAAATTCATCCCGACGGCCAGTTCTACAGTGCCAGCGCAGACAAGGTTGCCCGGTTACACAACTTCAACGATGGCAAAGAATTGAAGACGTTCACTGGCCATAGTGACTGGGTTTACTGTGTTACTTCGAACGCGGGTACCAAACGAGTTGCCACCGGAAGCTATGATGGTGAAATTCGGATCTGGAATCTCGAAGATGGAGCACTCGTCAGTCAATTCGTGGCGGCCCCTGGCCTGACTGCTGAAGCGATCAAGACAGCTTCCCCGTAG
- a CDS encoding RidA family protein, with protein sequence MGRIEDKMTELNIELPTPPPAVGYYVPALKTGNLVMTSGQLPFIGKELPFKGKLGNEIHDQEGQYAARLATLNALAQIKACIGDLDLIKQVVRVEGFIQSADKFNDQALVLNSASELLVKIFGDAGKHTRIAVGVSELPLDSPVEISVWVEV encoded by the coding sequence ATGGGCCGCATTGAAGACAAAATGACTGAGCTGAACATTGAATTACCGACCCCTCCTCCTGCCGTGGGGTATTATGTCCCTGCTTTGAAAACAGGAAATCTGGTCATGACCAGTGGGCAACTTCCATTCATTGGTAAAGAATTGCCGTTTAAGGGAAAACTGGGCAATGAGATTCACGACCAGGAAGGGCAGTATGCAGCAAGGTTGGCGACGCTTAATGCTCTTGCTCAGATAAAAGCCTGTATTGGCGACTTGGATTTGATCAAGCAAGTCGTTCGTGTGGAAGGTTTTATCCAGTCTGCTGACAAATTCAACGATCAGGCTCTGGTACTCAACTCCGCTTCCGAACTGCTTGTCAAGATTTTTGGCGACGCTGGAAAACATACCCGTATTGCTGTAGGAGTAAGCGAACTCCCGCTGGATTCTCCAGTGGAAATCAGCGTCTGGGTCGAAGTGTAA